A portion of the Chelmon rostratus isolate fCheRos1 chromosome 15, fCheRos1.pri, whole genome shotgun sequence genome contains these proteins:
- the rd3l gene encoding protein RD3-like → MPLFSWMKLSHNTRVQAQDEAASRKTSGVVPSRMLIRELLWHVEERERLARELEREHRLAHSALGFHWFQKYSRLRTLIPTSELHQLEFLCAQIPPIHAATVLSRFREVLATNNIRPWELASVFKQVLRDFLSQKEYDEEDNHSEQPAQLQPMEAWTSRYKMKQGFVTPTVPNCGDHPREEIPTISGYVDRAMRHSSSFAGSNRDWDLPYYYPVPLRPIGVYSTTL, encoded by the exons ATGCCCCTGTTCAGCTGGATGAAATTGTCCCATAACACTAGAGTGCAGGCTCAGGATGAAGCAGCGTCTCGGAAGACCTCAGGGGTCGTACCCAGTCGCATGTTGATCAGAGAACTCCTGTGGCATGTGGAAGAGCGCGAGCGGCTGGCGAGGGAGCTGGAGCGGGAGCACAGGCTGGCCCACAGCGCCCTGGGTTTTCACTGGTTTCAGAAGTACTCCAGGTTACGGACCCTCATCCCCACATCAGAGCTACATCAGCTGGAGTTCCTATGTGCCCAGATTCCACCCATCCACGCAGCCACCGTGCTCTCCAG GTTTCGTGAGGTGCTTGCCACAAACAACATAAGGCCCTGGGAGCTGGCGTCTGTCTTCAAACAGGTGTTGAGAGACTTCCTGAGCCAAAAGGAATATGATGAAGAGGACAACCATTCTGAGCAGCCAGCACAGCTCCAACCAATGGAGGCTTGGACCAGCCGCTACAAAATGAAGCAGGGCTTTGTCACACCCACGGTCCCAAACTGTGGAGACCACCCGAGAGAGGAGATCCCAACAATTTCCGGATATGTGGACCGGGCCATGCGCCATTCCAGTTCATTCGCAGGGTCCAACAGGGACTGGGACCTTCCATATTACTATCCAGTTCCTCTTAGGCCCATAGGGGTGTACAGCACTACACTGTGA